From the Desulfosporosinus sp. Sb-LF genome, the window CTTTCTAAGTCAGACTTATTTTCGGCACCCTGAAAAAGCCTTCATCGGCATCTGGTGCATTGCGCAGTGCTTTTTCCTGATTGATCGAAGGCCCAACTTGGTCCTCGCGCAATACATTATGTAGGGGAACGGCATGAGCTGTAGGCGCCACATCGTCCGTGTCTAATTTCTCCAACATGGCCGCATAGCCTAAAATGGAGTTAAGTTGCTCTGTATACTCTTGAGTTTCCTGTTCGGTTAACTCAAGACGCGCCAAGGCCGCCACGTATTCAACGTCTTCACGTGAAATTGTCAACTTATTCACCTTCCTTTGGATAGTTTGTTGCTTTATCCTCTATCATAACAAATCTGGGAGAACGGGGCAATATTTTACGAAAAAGAGCAGTGCAGGCTGGGTAAGTACTTTACGGCTTTTTTAAGCTTAAAATTGCACTTGATAATGGACTATTACAGAGGTTGGATGAGCTAATCAAATTGCAAGCCCAGCAGCCTTAAAACAGAACTTAATTACTGAAAAGCCGGTTTCTCTACATAATGGAGAAACCGGCTTTTTTAAGTAATTAAGACTTAATCAACTGTTCAAATTCCTCTTCCGTCAAAATAGGAACTCCCAGACCCTGCGCTTTCGCCAGCTTTGATCCGGCTTTCTCTCCAGCAACTACGAAAGCCGTCTTCTTGCTGACACTGCTTGCCGCTTTCCCACCATACTCCTCGATGAGTGTTTCGATCTCTCGCCGCTCCCAGCGCTCTAGGGAACCTGTTACGACGATGCTTTTTCCTGCGAAAATTTGCGGCTTTGAAGATTTTTCCGCTGTCATGTTCACACCCGCTTCACACAACTTTACTAGGAAGCGCTCGGTACTTTCCAGCCTGAAAAATTGGACAAGACTTTCCGCCATCGCGGGTCCAACATCCGGAATTGCTTGCAAATCCTCAAGGTTTGCCTCTTGGAGTTCTTCCATTGAACCAAACGTCTGAGCCAAAATTTTTCCCGCTTTTTCTCCAGTATGACGGATTCCTAAGGCGAAAATCAACGGAGCCAGCCCTCGCTCTTTGCTATCTTGGATTGCCTTCAGCAAATTCTCCGCTGATTTTTTACCCATCCGTTCGACAGGGGTTAAATCATCGAACGTCAAAGAATAAAGGTCGGCAGCATCGTTGATTAGGCCCACATCAAGAAGTTGTTGAACAACCGCAGGTCCTAATCCGTCAATCGCCATAGCGTCCCGAGAGACGAAATGGATAATCCCCTCACGTTGTTGGGCAGGGCAAATGATACTTTGACAGCGATAGGCGGCTTCCCCTTCTTCGCGCGAAACCGGACTCCCGCATTCTGGACAAAGATCCGGCATTTCAAAAAGTTTTTCCTCGCCGATGCGCTTTTCGAGTAAGACTCGGACAACCTCCGGAATCACATCCCCAGCCTTATGTAGGAGCACATGATCTCCGATACGGATATCCTTCTCCCTGATGTTATCCAGATTATGGAGTGTGGCACGACTTACAGTGGATCCTGCCACGGAAACTGCTTTCAGGACAGCGGTAGGCGTCAAAACACCTGTACGCCCCACTCGGATGACAATATCTTCAACAACCGTTTCAACCTGCTCCGCCGGGAATTTATAAGAAATCGCCCAGCGGGGACTTTTGGCGGTAAAGCCGAGTTCCTGTTGAAGGTCAAATTCATTCACTTTAATCACTAGACCATCAATATCATACAGAAAATGATGACGCTCTGAGGCCATTGCTTCACAATAAATAATAACCTCTTCAATATCGCTAAACACCTTATACTCTGGGTTTACGACAAACCCCTGCTTTTGTAAGTAAGTAAGGACTTCTGTTTGGTTATGTAATCCCAATTCTTTCGCTGATAAAACTTGATAGGCAAAGTAGTCGAGTTTGCGCTCGGCCGTGATTCGTGAATTGAGCTGACGTAATGACCCAGCTGCTGCATTACGGGGATTGGCAAACGTGGATTGCCCTTCTTCTTCACGTTCTTGATTCAAACGGGCAAAGGAAGCTTTGGGCATATACCCTTCTCCCCGCACACTAA encodes:
- the gatC gene encoding Asp-tRNA(Asn)/Glu-tRNA(Gln) amidotransferase subunit GatC encodes the protein MTISREDVEYVAALARLELTEQETQEYTEQLNSILGYAAMLEKLDTDDVAPTAHAVPLHNVLREDQVGPSINQEKALRNAPDADEGFFRVPKISLT
- the ligA gene encoding NAD-dependent DNA ligase LigA; its protein translation is MQDELERIATLRKELEDANKQYYGLDQPRITDTEYDALMRELLDLEAKHPNWVTPDSPTQRVGGEVAKEYTKVRHLEPLLSLDNAFDPSDLREFDRRVRQIAPLVDYVVELKIDGLTVALTYEDGLMVRGATRGDGVVGEDITANVRTVGSIPLRLNKAVPKFSVRGEGYMPKASFARLNQEREEEGQSTFANPRNAAAGSLRQLNSRITAERKLDYFAYQVLSAKELGLHNQTEVLTYLQKQGFVVNPEYKVFSDIEEVIIYCEAMASERHHFLYDIDGLVIKVNEFDLQQELGFTAKSPRWAISYKFPAEQVETVVEDIVIRVGRTGVLTPTAVLKAVSVAGSTVSRATLHNLDNIREKDIRIGDHVLLHKAGDVIPEVVRVLLEKRIGEEKLFEMPDLCPECGSPVSREEGEAAYRCQSIICPAQQREGIIHFVSRDAMAIDGLGPAVVQQLLDVGLINDAADLYSLTFDDLTPVERMGKKSAENLLKAIQDSKERGLAPLIFALGIRHTGEKAGKILAQTFGSMEELQEANLEDLQAIPDVGPAMAESLVQFFRLESTERFLVKLCEAGVNMTAEKSSKPQIFAGKSIVVTGSLERWERREIETLIEEYGGKAASSVSKKTAFVVAGEKAGSKLAKAQGLGVPILTEEEFEQLIKS